Sequence from the Syngnathus acus chromosome 13, fSynAcu1.2, whole genome shotgun sequence genome:
TTGTCATCCAGTACTTTGTCATCAAATGAGCGCTGCCGCCAGGGCACCACGGTTATTACAGCTTTATTCTTTTCTTCAGttctttttggggttttttccctttctcaTACTTTTGCTCCCCCCACTCAGAGTATGTACATTACTCCTCCAAAAATTAGGGCTGTTGGGTGAAATAACGAGATGAACGTAAAATACACCAAAACGTTACAAGTTACTTCAATTGAAGTTTTAAATTTCAAACTTGTCAGTACGAAAGTACATCTCAGTGTAGCTGACACTCTTCAGGTCTTACAGGTcttatattcattttaaaatatccaACAGTCTAATTTCTGTCGTACAAGTGGAAATTTTACCGGTTGTCAATTTTCAAAAGTAAAACTGAATTAAACAAGTGGGAATTCAGAAATGACCAAAGCTCAAATTAAGTTGACCTGTAAAAGTAACAGtggttgtcactttttttttcttctttattctCCAATTATCACCATCATGACTGACATTATCAAGACTGCaccaaaagaaatgtttggAAACAACGTGgtaaagttaaatacaactgaactgacAATCACTGTTGTGCACATTAGGCTCATCCTGGCATTTCACCCGCCAAAGCCAAATATCCCGGACTTCTTGCCAGTACTCTTTGTAACCCTTATTTATATTTGCAGTCGTGTCCAGTATGaaggtatttttttgtaattttttttttgcaaaatatcTGCAGTACCTGCCTGCCGGCCTGGTGAGTTTGCACAGTGAGCGCTTGAGAACCACATGAATGGACATATAACTAAGCCCCCGCCCCCAAATATAATAATCTGCAGGAACATCATTtagcacttttgttttctttcatgtgGGGAATGTTGAAGGATGCAAAAAACGTGAGCGGAGAAAACCTATTTTTGTACAGCGGCGGTGGTGGAGGAGGGTGACGAAAAAAGGCTTGGGCTTCAAACGTCGGTGAAAAATGTAAAGCAACCTAACAAATCCAACTATTTTTTACTCccatgacgacgacgacgatgatgtaGCTTGTTTTTACAATCACACAACAGCTGCTTGAGTCCGGAAATCTTgttcagcacaaaaaaaataatgtccgCTTCCCTTTTGTTGTTTCCTAgatgttgtctttttgttttgttttttggtggggagggttgttttttttttttgcaatataaCGAGAGTAAAACATAAATGTTGGCTGACTGCGTCCGGATCGGTATTTTACACCAcaaatacacttttttttaaaaaaagtcttcGTCGCTGAAACAACTGAGCAAATGTAAGAAATAtgagacaaaaaataatcataaaaaaatctgttgtTTCAGAGGCCTTAATTGGGGTTCAATCTTAAtttcatgttgtgtttttctttctttttttatttttttgctaccGTTTATTTCGTCAGTAAAGAGAAGAAACACCGTATTAGTATGTGCGTGTTTCgttggctttgtttttgtttttacttttggcTCGTCCAGGGTTTAGTGTGAAGTATATATACATCTATTTTTTATATCATATGTGATAATATAAGTTGAAGAGAATAACAATTTGCCACGCGCACGCCATCTGTCACATTATTACTATCGTCTACTTGTTGAAGTCAGTCATTTCAGACTTGTCTTCAATCCTTAAATGACTAAATAGAAATAAGATTCTCTCGGTACTTTGCAAAAAGAAATTCTTGATTTGGTCCTCCAACATTGTCTCACACTCGCTCTTTATCTTCGGATAGCAACGTGTGCTATTTAAATGTGACCTGTTCAGTTTGAAGAgctgaatacaaaaaaaagtgaccaaAACAAAGCCAGATATgcacaaaaatgagaaatgtcattttaatctTTGCAGTTATACCTCATATTCACCATGCATTCCAAAAATGGCGGTTTGTTATACGATACGTACTTAGCTAACAAGACATATCACTTTCCAAATGTTAATTATGTGAGCGGGGAAATGGAATGGAATCATAGAAATGTATTTAACGTGTATATGTATAGCCATGATATctacaaaaaaatccatgcaCAATAAAAGATATATTATTCTTAAATGTGgccgtttgtttatttaaatatcCAGTTTTCAAAGGTTTctactaatatttttttccccctcattttGCAGGAAAGTGAATTCAAGTTTGCAGCCATCTTGGAAAAAGTCGGCCCCAGTGTTCGGAGCGCAATCAAGGATTTGATACTAAACCTTAATTTAGACAAGAATGAATCTCAAAGATAGTGTTTAGCATTTCACTCTTCAtttaaagaacaaaaacagattCAGCCCCTGATATTACATACTGGTCTTTACACTTTTCAGCACTCTTTTGCAATTCAATGCAAAAGTAGGATAATAccatttgagcatttattccGTATTCATCTAGAGCTCTGAATCGTGTCAAGTAGTGTGGAAAAAGCCCGATTAATAAGGTGATTTAGAATCGTACCCTCCCACATGTGCATGCTAACTTCCTCCCATTGTCATCATTCAATTAagagacgaggaggaggagctgctCTTCGCTCTTGTCGCCGGATCGCACATATCGTTGTTTGTCGCCGGCCCTCAGGTGGAGATCCTCTCTTCCATCTTCCAGGTAAAGCATGCATTTCTTGTTATTCATTTGATTGGAAAAGGCAGAATTGCTGGAATTGATGGATCTTCTGTGAACATGTACCTAATCTAGTGTCCTGTTTTGCTAAGGTTGTAATGTTCCTTAATGTTGTGGACAGTGGATGCTTTTATTCCGATATGTCATTATTAgttgtctttttattatttattttttgtaattatttgaaTATCAGCATTTTTTAATCCATTCATTGATTGGGTTTTTATTTGGATGCTTATAGTATTCAtaattacatttgtttatgtgtatatattttttctttatatttttaaatactagAATTAGAGcattttaattgctttatGGTGCTAGTATTTgttgattgtattttattattattatgattattttgtgttataTTTCAGATTGATTCagattcattcttttttgctTGCTAATCGTTGAAtgctatttttcaaatatttcttcCAGCATATCAGTGAAGTGACGATGCCCTGGACCAGACCCCAAATGGAGCTCCAGTCGCCCGAGGCGCCCGACCCTCCCGGCGGCGGAAGCGGCGTGGACGACCATCACTACGAGGGCTCCCTGTTCCCCACCTCCACGCTGATCCCCGTGACGGTGATCTGCGTGGCCATCTTGGTGGTGGGTGTGGCGGGCAACACCATGACCATCCTCATCATCCAGCACTTCAAGGACATGAAAACCACCACCAACCTGTACCTGTCCAGCATGGCCATCTCTGACCTGCTCATCTTCCTGTGCCTGCCCTTTGACCTCTACCGCCTGTGGAAGTATGTCCCGTGGCTGTTCGGCGAGGCCGTGTGCTTGCTCTACCACTACATTTTCGAGGGCTGCACCTCGGCCACCATTTTGCACATCGCCGCCTTGAGCGTGGAGCGCTACCTGGCCATCAGCTTCCCGCTTCGCACCAAGGTCTTAGTGACCAAACGCCGCGTCCACTACATCATCGCCGCCCTGTGGGGCTTCGCCCTGGCCTCATCTACGCCCaccctcttcctggtgggcgTGGAGTACGACAACGTGACGGGGACACGCGGCGGCCAGTGCAAGCACACGGACGCCGCCATCCATTCGGGCCGGCTGCACATCATGCTGTGGGTGTCCACCGGCTACTTCCTGTGCCCCATGTTCTGCCTCGTCTTCCTCTACGGCTCCATCGGCTTCAAGCTGTGCAGGAGCCGGGCCGATGTGAGGGGGCCCGGCGCGCTCGCCAGAGAACGTTCGCACAGGCAGACCGTCAAGATCCTTGGTGAGTGgacagactttttgtgtctGAGCTACATTCAAGCAAAACTGACATTTGAAGAGAAGATTTCTGGCTTGGGTTCCAGTGTAGGGTTCGGGTACCAAGTTCGGTTCCAAATTAGGCTCTCAGGCATGGTAAGGTTTTGGTTCatcaattatttcaaattagggATTCAAAATCGGGGTTAGGGTATCAAATAATTTGGGTGTCAAAATAGGGTTCCAAGTTGCGGGTTGCTTGCTCTTATTGGTCCCCACAAGTAATTTGTCAAGCTTTGTCTCCCTGCTTTCACTTAGTGTTGTCCTGTCACACTGAAcgatgtgcgtgtgcgcgctaATTGTTCTCTGTAAAAGCAGCGTGGCGGCATTTATATTAGTTTCCaatattgttttgttcttcTCACATTGTCTTCACCTCGTGTGAGAATATTCATGGCGCCCGATCGGCCACGAGGAGTCCAATTGGATCGTCCCGGATGAATGATCATTAATCAGCACTAACGACCCTTTTCACTCTCGTCTAATCTGCCGGGACTCGTTTTGCTCGCGTAACACCCCATGGCAGTAAATCTCTTTCAAGGAAGCTTTGCAGCTTGTAGAAATCGTTTCACACGTCCGGGTGGCAAAACAAACCCCTTCCGTGTTATTGAGAATAGTTGAGTTGAGGTAATACAAACAGATTAAATCGATTCAGTGGGCCAGCTAGGTAACAAGACCTCCTAATACTGTGGCATTTTCTGTGTTTGCGCCCCCTAGTGGTGGTGGTCTTGGCCTTCATCATCTGCTGGCTTCCCTACCACATCGGCCGCAACCTGTTTGCCCAGGTGGACAACTACGACACAGCCATCCTGAGCCAGAACTTCAACATGGCTTCCATGGTGCTGTGCTACCTGAGCGCCTCTATCAACCCGGTGGTCTACAACCTGATGTCGCGCAAGTACCGCTCGGCCGCCAAACGCCTCTTTCTCCTCCACTGGCGGCCCGACCCTCCCCTGGACCACCACCGCGCTCGCCAGAGCCAGCTGAGCACCGCCGACCCCGCGGAGAGCCTGACCGGGACCACCGGCCAACGTCTCTGCCTCTCCGTCATCGAGCGTTGAAGATATCGACGGAAAGCCCGCACCACGAGGTTTGCTGCTTAACGTAGGACAAAAAATACCAAAGCTGAATGCAGAACTGATGTGGCGACATTTAATATGGCGCCCCCTACATTGGCGATTTACTTACGTTTACATAAGTAACAGGATAGCGTTGAGTTTAAACCACTTGTATCTTAGATCATCTTTTCCctttaaaatcaattaaaacacAGTAATGACGTacttaaattgaattaaaaagaacTAACACCTTGAGGCAATTATAAGATACTGTCTGTTGAGATGTCTGGATTCCTCTCAACTCATCAGTACGGCACTGATattagcaattttttttctgaggatAAACGTTATATGACTGCGAGTACTGTTCATGTCTTTCTACATGTGTCGCTGCGCTGTATGTTGCTTAAAGGTTTATCATGCAGCAATGTTGATGctgattagcattagcattaagtTAGCAGACTGAGCGGCTAAGCCGTGTGGTTGTTATGAATACAGAGTGTAATTCTCTTGATTTTAGGGTTAGTATTAAAGTAAACGTCAGCTGGCAATGCCAACAAACTGCTTTAAAGTTTCTTTAAGATTTGTTGACTGTTTGCCACACTGCCGCTTATTGTAAAGTGACTTGTCTTAAGTCTGTTCACATAAGTCAACGCAAAAAAAGTCAGTCGAACGACAACTCGTATCCTGAGAAAAACGTGTAAATTGAGTCACTTATGCCTCAAGGCAGTATCATAATttaaaatcttaaaaaaaaaaatctagtaAAAACATGTCTAGATGGTTAGAAATATATAGTGTCGTTTTTGTGATGTGTCTAAGAATTGTAAAcaattttattgtcattatacTGAAATTTTTTATTAGATGTGGGAACGCTATGTTTGGATGAATAATAACAATGTGTACTTGAACACTAATGTAAGATTTAGAACATGCATTGTAACACAACGAACAATTTAGGTTCAAATCTGATCAATACAAAGTTGATTGGCCATTAAAAATAGCTAGCCAAatataaatccatccatccatccattttctgaaccgcttagtccccacgggggtcgcgggtgtgctggagcctatctcagcggtcatcgggcagtaggcgggggacaccctgaaccggttgccagccaatcgcagggcacacagagacaaacaaccatccgcactcgcaccaagggacaatttggagtcttcaatcggcctatcaagcatgtttttgggatgtgggaggaaaccggagtgcccggagaaaacccacgcgggcccggggagaacatgcaaactccacacagggagggccggaggtggaatcgaacccgcaccctcctaactgtgaggcggacgtgctacccagcgcgccaccgagccgccttagccaaatataaatacagcaaaaaaaaagtgtagatTACCGAGTGAGTAGGTCAAATACCGTACCAAATAATCTATAATAGTTCAAAGCCATCCATGGCGTGatatataaaatgtgttgttttccatTGGCTTAGCTTTTCCGTTTGAAAGATTGATGTTACCTTCAGAAGCTTTAACATGATTTCAGTGTGTTGAGGGTGAATTTATACGTGCTATTTTGTCTTCATTGGGTAATGTTCATGGCAGCTGCATTTACAATATTTGCAATATTACATAGAAATGATGGGTGACAATGTGATAATGTTGTGATAGGTTTGCTTTAGAATAAATCCGATCAAAGataagtgtgtttgtttgcatgttttgcctGTTGTGTTATTATAGTCAATACAAGTTAaacccccctccaaaaaatcgttttaaattaaaaattgaaGTGGCTTACAATCAAAGAGAAGAAACTAACCAATTATTACAatgataaaacaaataaaagctaGCTAGAGGACCCCAAAAATCGAATCCCTATCAAATAAAGCTTCTTGTGTaagtcaagtgtgtgtgccAGTGCCAGCTGAGCCCTGAGGTCCTTGTGGGCCCGCCACGTAAGCGTCTGGACTGGCACAAAATGTGACACGGTGATTACATTACCGGGATCCTGACTCCCATCCGCATCACCATATTCAAGGTAATGGCCCCTCTAAGTGCATTTGGGCAACAGTTAAATGATGGCAGCTTGTCAGCGCAGGACTAGCTCCATGCCAGCCAGTCCTCCAGCACATTTTGGCGAAGGAAGCACATTTGCTCTTGTGCCTGAAAAGTGTCAAAATCAATGTGAAATACAGtggcagtggttctcaaatttAAAGTATCATATAAAATAGTAGTTAGGCCAAGTGTTCATCAAAAAGGAGCCGGAGGCTTATTCCGAAAGATTGTCAGTAACTTTTTGCAGTTATCCAgacaaattatttaaatgattACTTCACACATAAGTTATCTGAAGGAATTACACAAATAAAGATTTGAAGTTACTTccaagttaaatacaactgaaccgtactcaacattttgctttgtatgATTAGAATTGTAACCTCAAGAattgaaaagcaaacatttttgaaatggtATATATGCTGAATTCCACCTTCGCAATTATTCTTTAATACACCGCTAGAGGGAGCCAGCGTCCTAGTAGTTACTCGCCCCATTTTCACATTGTCTCATTGTCAACATGTTATGACGTACAACAACACCAACAACatcaaatgttcttttcaGGCGATGTAAATGTGGTGTGCGTACGTGTATGTGTGCACTTATCAGGATCTTTGCATGAACAGGAAGTGGGTCGCTTCCTGTTTGCACGCTGGACGCGTGTGGCCCTTGCACAAAATCGCTCAcaatatgattttatttgtcacGAGTGGCTCTTTTTTGATTGACTTTTCGTGGTGCTTGTCACCTCAGATTGCTGTTTGGCTAAGgcaaaaaagaataaacacTGAAATTCATCAGCATCATTTTAATGggaaatttaattaaatcaaatgacTAAATTACTGGCGCGGTTGGAATATCACTCAAAAAGAACTACATTAATCTGTATTTTGTAGGTGAATATAACAAACAACTTTCCGCGGTTCAAAATGAGTGGGCAATAATTGTCAAATGAGGAAATAGGCAAATGTGTGTCCCTCAAAAGCGAGCGATATGGAAGCGTaagcttttatttcttttattttgaaaactgtTAAGAAGAAGTAGTAGTACTTAAGATGGCTGACTTGAC
This genomic interval carries:
- the mlnr gene encoding growth hormone secretagogue receptor type 1, producing the protein MPWTRPQMELQSPEAPDPPGGGSGVDDHHYEGSLFPTSTLIPVTVICVAILVVGVAGNTMTILIIQHFKDMKTTTNLYLSSMAISDLLIFLCLPFDLYRLWKYVPWLFGEAVCLLYHYIFEGCTSATILHIAALSVERYLAISFPLRTKVLVTKRRVHYIIAALWGFALASSTPTLFLVGVEYDNVTGTRGGQCKHTDAAIHSGRLHIMLWVSTGYFLCPMFCLVFLYGSIGFKLCRSRADVRGPGALARERSHRQTVKILVVVVLAFIICWLPYHIGRNLFAQVDNYDTAILSQNFNMASMVLCYLSASINPVVYNLMSRKYRSAAKRLFLLHWRPDPPLDHHRARQSQLSTADPAESLTGTTGQRLCLSVIER